The Devosia yakushimensis DNA segment CATCGAGGTCAATCCGCGCATCCAGGTCGAGCATACCGTCACCGAGGAAGTGACGGGGATCGACATCGTCAAAGCGCAGATCCATCTGCTCGATGGCGCGGTGATCGGCACGCCCGAATCCGGGGTGCCGCTGCAAAAGGACATTCATCTCAACGGCAATGCGATCCAGTGCCGGGTGACGACGGAAGACCCCGAGCAGAATTTCATTCCCGATTATGGCCGCATCACTGCCTATCGCGGCGCCACCGGCTTTGGTGTGCGGCTCGATGGCGGCACGGCCTATGCCGGGGCCGTTATCACGCGGTTTTATGATCCGCTGCTGGAAAAGGTCACCTGCTGGGCGCCGACGGCCGAGGAGGCGATTGCCCGCATGCATCGCGCCCTGCGCGAGTTCCGCATCCGCGGCGTGTCGACCAATCTGGCGTTCCTCGAAAACATCATCACGCACCCCGATTTCGTCGAGAACCGCTATACGACGCGCTTCATCGATACGACGCCGGAGCTGTTCAACTTCAAGCCGCGTAAGGATCGCGCGACCAAGCTGCTCAGCTACATTGCCGACGTGACGGTCAACGGGCATCCCGAAGTGCGCGACCGCCCGCGTCCGCCGGCTGAGGCCGCGGCGCCTGTATTGCCGGAATTTCCGCCGCTCAGCGTGGTGGAAGGCAGCCGGCAGGTGCTGGACCGGAGCGGTCCGGCGGCGCTGGCCAAGTGGATGAAAAAGCAGAAGCGGGTGTTGTTTACCGACACCACCATGCGCGATGCCCATCAAAGCCTGCTCGCCACCCGTATGCGCAGCTATGACATTACGCGCATTGCCCAGGCCTATTCGCGGGGTCTGCCAAACCTCTTCAGCCTCGAATGCTGGGGCGGGGCGACGTTTGACGTCTCCATGCGCTTCCTCAATGAGGACCCCTGGGAGCGGCTGGCCAAGGTGCGCGAAGGCGCGCCGAACATTCTGACGCAGATGTTGCTGCGTGGCTCTAATGGCGTGGGCTACACCAATTACCCCGACAATGTGGTCAAGTTCTTCGTCGCCGAAGCGGCCAAGGGCGGGGTGGATATTTTCCGCGTCTTCGATTGCCTCAACTGGGTCGAGAACATGCGCGTGTCGCTCGATGCGGTGCTCGAGGCCAATAAGGTCGCTGAAGGTGTGATCTGCTACACGGGCGATCTCTTCGATCCCGACCGTTCCAAATATGATCTCAAATATTATGTCGGGCTGGCGCAGGAGCTGGAAAAGGCCGGCGTGCATGTGCTGGGCATCAAGGACATGGCGGGCCTGCTCAAGCCCGCTGCGGCCAAGAAGCTGATCTCGACGCTGCGCAACGAGACCGATCTGCCGATCCATCTGCACACTCATGACACCTCGGGCGCTTCGGCGGCGACAGTGCTGGCGGCGGTGGATGCGGGGGTCGATGCGATCGATGCGGCCATGGATGCGCTATCCGGCACGACCAGCCAGCCGACGCTGGGTTCGCTGGTGGCGGCTTTGGCCGGTGGCGAGCGTGACCCGGAGCTGGATTCCAAGGCGATCCGCCAGATTTCCTTCTATTGGGAAGCCGTGCGCACGCAATATCGCGCCTTTGAAAGCGATCTCAAGGGCGGGGCCTCCGAAGTTTATCTGCACGAAATGCCGGGCGGCCAGTTTACCAATCTCAAGGAACAGGCGCGCTCGCTGGGGCTCGAAACCCGCTGGCACGAAGTCGCCCAGACCTATGCCGACGTCAACCAGATGTTCGGCGATATCGTCAAGGTGACGCCATCATCCAAGGTCGTCGGGGACATGGCCCTGGCCATGGTGTCGGCCGGGCTGACCCGCGCCGATGTGGAAGACCCCAAGCGCGACATCGCCTTCCCCGATTCGGTGGTCGGCTTCTTTGCCGGCGATCTGGGCCAGCCGCCGGGTGGCTTCCCCAAGGAGCTGCAAAAGAAGGTGCTCAAGGGCAAGAAGCCGCTGACCGAGCGGCCGGGCTCCTACCTCAAAGACGTCGACCTTGAGGCTGAGCGAAAGAAGATTGCCGAGGAGGTCGGGCATCCGATCGACGATTTCCGGCTGGCTTCATATCTGATGTATCCCAAGGTCTATGCCGATTTCGAAAAGACCCAGGATCGCTACGGCCCCACCGAGGTACTGCCGACGCCGGTCTATTTCTACGGCCTCTCCGAAGGCGATGAATTGCTGGTCGATATCGAGAAGGGCAAGACGCTGGTCCTGCAATATCTCGGCCGCGCGCCCACCAACGAAAAGGGCGAAGTGCGGGTATTCTTCGACCTCAACGGGCAGCCGCGCACCATCCTCGTGCCCGACCGGCTCAAGGTCGGCGAGGTCAAGCTGCGGGCCAAGGCCGTGGCGGGCGATCCCAAGCAAGTCGGCGCGCCCATGCCGGGCGTGATTTCGACGCTGGCGGTCAAGGAAGGCCAGTCGGTAACAGCCGGCGACGTGCTGTGTTCGATCGAAGCGATGAAGATGGAAACCGCCATCCATGCCGAGGTGGATGGGGTGATCGCCGAACTCCTGATCAAGCCGGGCGACCAGATCGACGCCAAGGACCTCTTGGTCCGGTTCGAATAGGACCATTGCCATGCCCGACAATGACCAGGCTGGCATTGCGGGCGAGAGACGGAAATTGATGTGGGGCGCGGCCATCGCGCTCCCGCTTGCCGTGGTGGCGTGGCTGGCTCTGTTCTGGCTGACGCCGCCGGTGGCATCAGCCGAAGAGCCCCTGGCGCGGCTGGTTTATGCGCTCAACTGGGTTGGCGTTGCGGTGCTGCTGACATTTCTCACCGCCATCGAAGCGGTGTCGCATGAGCGGCTGTTTACCCCGGCCATCGATCCCTTGGCGGGCCGGGAATCGGCGCGGATGAAGGTCAATCTGCGTTATCTGCAGCATACGCTGGAGCAATTGCTGGTGTTCATTCCGGGCCTGTTGCTACTGGCCTGGCATAGCGGCAATGGGGCGGAGCTGCGCGCGGTCACCGCCACAGCAATAGTGTGGATCGCGCTCCGTATCGTGTTCTGGGTCGGCTATCACATCTCGCCCAGCCTGCGCACGCCGGGCCTGGTCGGCATGGCGATGAGCATGGTGGTGCTACTCTATTGCGTCGCGCGGTTCGGCTATGAGCTGGCGGGGCCGGTCGGCGCCGCGGTGCCGCTCGTGCTGTTTGGCGGCGCGGAGATGTTCCTGGTGTGGATCAGCCAGCGACCGGCGCGGGACTAGGCACAGCACCCGCGCTTTTGGAACCGTGGCGACGAGGCGGCGTTGGGTCTCGATGCAGGCCACAAAGCCCTATGCGATTTTGGAAGCGCCATCGAGCCTGGGTCTTCACACCCATGGCGTCGAGCGATTGCCTGCGGTTCTCCTCGGTCTTGGCTTGCAGCGGCTTCTGGGTGCCAGCCATGCCGGACGGCTGCAGCCGCCGCGCGGCGATAACCAGATCGACCCACAGACCCATACGCTCAACGGCCAGTTCATTGCCGATTGGTCACCCCAATTGGCCGATGCCGTGGGTGGGGTGCTCGATGGTGGTCAGTTCCCGCTGATTCTGGGTGGCGATTGCACCATTCTGCTGGGCGCCTTATTGGCGCTGAAGCGGCGCGGCCGCTATGGCCTGTTGTTCATCGATGGCCATTCCGACTTCTACGAGGCGCGCAGCAATGGCGAGGTCGATGGCGAGGGTGCCTCGATCGAATTGGCGCTGGTGACCGGCCGCGGACCGGCGCGGCTTGCTGACCTTGAAGGTAAAGGGCCGCTGGTGCGCGACGAGGATGTGGTGCTGGTGGGTTTCCGCGATCATGACGAACAGCAAAGTTATGGCGGTCCGCCGCCGGCGCCAGATATGCTGGTGCTGGATTTACCGGTATTGCGCCGGATCGGCATCGAAGCGGTCATCGCGGCGGCGATGGAGCGCCTCGATCGCCCCGAACTCGACGGCTTCTTCATTCATTTCGATGCCGATTGCCTGCCCGACGCGCTGATGCCGGCGGTCGACGCGCCGGTGCCGGGTGGCGGGGTCGAACCGGCCGAGGCAGCGATGCTGCTGCGTGAGGCCCGGCAAAGCCCGAAAGCAGCCGGTATGGAAGTCACGATCTACAATCCCGATCGTGACGCCGACGGCCAGGCCGGGCGCCTCTTGCTCGATATACTGGTGGCGGGCCTTGCGGCCGACGCGACCTGAAGCGGCGGGCCTCGCAGCGAAAACCACCCACCCACCATCGCTTCCCTCGGGCTTGACCCGAGGGCCTTTCGTAGCCCGGCAAAAGTTGGGAGTGGCCCTCGGGTCAAGCCCGAGGGAAGCGATGGTGAAAACTAACGAATTGAGGACCGCCCTAAAGCCGGCGAGCCCGTCCACTGATGGTTTCGCCGCGGCCAGCCTTGGCCGGTGCATAGACCGGCAGGCGGGCGACGATCCAGCTTACCATCAGCGGCACCAGGATCAGGTCGTCGACCCAGCCCAGAATGGGGATGAAGTCGGAGATGATGTCGATGGGGCTGACCAGATAGAAGGCTACGAAGGCGGTGGCCGCCTTGAGGTAGAAGGGCGTGTGCGGCGACATGAACGCCTGCCACAGCAGGACCACTTCCTTGCGGAAGAGCAGGACGCGCGGAACGAGGCGGGACGTCAGGAGCTTGAACATGGCTCATAGATGGTTGTGCTGCGGCGGGGTTCAAGATGGGAGTGCGATTGTGATCGTGCTTGCATGGGAGGCGGAATGACACATCCGCGCCATCATCAATCAGAAACATTGCGCGGATAGGCTCGGAGGCTTATTTCTCGGCCAACAGCTTTATACAGGTGAATGATGGCGGGTCCGGCGGCACGCAGGCAAGCGGTGGGTGTGAATGTCGGCGGGGTGCTCGTCGGCGGCGGTGCGCCCGTGGTCGTGCAGTCCATGACCAATACCGACACGGCCGATATCGATGCGACGGTCAAGCAGGTGATGCAGCTGGCGCGGGCGGGGTCGGAGATCGTCCGCATCACGGTCGATCGCGACGAGTCCGCTGCGGCCGTTCCCATCATCCGCGACCGGCTGGCCTTTATGGGCTATGACGTGCCGCTGGTCGGCGATTTCCACTATATCGGCCACAAGCTGCTGACTGATCACCCGGCCTGTGCCGAGGCCCTGGCGAAATACCGCATCAATCCTGGCAATGTGGGCTTCAAGGCCAAGCGCGATACGCAGTTTTCGACACTGATCGACATCGCCAACAAATATGACAAGCCCGTCCGCATCGGAGTGAACTGGGGTTCGCTCGATGAGGAACTTCTGACAAAGCTGATGGATGAAAACGCCGCCTCCGCGACGCCGATTTCCGCCGCCGCGGTGCAGCGCGAGGCGATCATCCAGTCGGCGCTGCTGTCGGCCAAGCGTGCCGAAGAGCTGGGCATGGGCCGCGATAAGATCATCCTTTCCACCAAAGTCTCGGACGTTCAGCATCTGATTGCGGTCTACCAGGATCTGGCGGCGCGTTGCGATTATGCGCTCCATCTCGGGCTCACCGAGGCCGGCATGGGCTCCAAGGGCATCGTTGCCTCCTCGGCCGCTTTGGGCATCCTGCTGCAGCAGGGCATTGGCGACACGATCCGCATTTCGCTGACGCCCGAGCCGGGCGGGGATCGCACCACCGAGGTCAAGGTAGCGCAGGAATTGCTGCAGACCATGGGCTTCCGCCAGTTCCTGCCGGTGGTCGCCGCCTGTCCCGGTTGCGGCCGCACCACGTCCACCACCTTCCAGACGCTGGCCAAGGACATCCAGGATCATCTCAATATCTCCATGCCCGAATGGCGCGAGCGCTATCCCGGCGTCGAGACGCTGTCGGTGGCCGTCATGGGCTGCATCGTCAACGGGCCGGGCGAGAGCAAGCACGCCAATATCGGCATTTCCCTGCCGGGCACCGGCGAAACCCCAGCCGCCCCGGTCTTCGTCGACGGCGAAAAAGTCGCCACCCTGCGCGGCGCCGACGTGGCCGACCAGTTCAAGGTCATGGTGGCCGACTATATCGAACGCAAATTCGGAACGGGGCAGAAGACGGCGGCGGAATAGATCAGCTAAGCCGCGTCCGCCGGCACCGGTGGCTGGCAGGCATCGACCCATTTATTGCCGCAGAGCCCGGCCAGCCGGTCGACACTCAGCCGCACCGAGGCATGGGTGGAGCCGCCGGCGGGGATGACCAGGTCATAGACCCTGAGCGAGGCGTCCATATAGATGGGCAGGGGTGCCGGCAGGCCGAAGGGGCAGACCCCGCCCACCTTGTGGCTGGTCAATTGTTCAACCTCCTCGGCGCCCAGCATGCGCGGACGGCCGCCAAAGGCGGCTTTGGACTTGGCATTGTCGAGCCGCGCATCGCCGCGGGTTACTAGCAGCAATACCTCGCCATTGGCGCGGATGCAGAGCGTCTTGGCGATCTGGCCGGGCTCGACCCCATGCACATCGGCGGCCAATTGTACCGTTGCGGTCGATTGCTCGGTGACTTCGACGGCAAGGTCGGGCGCGCGGGCGGCGAGGTCGGCTTGGACGGAAGCAAGGCTCATGGCAATTCTCAGAAGAGGCTAGCGAGGCGGGTTTCGAACTTGAACCGCGTCTTTTCGCGGATCGGGGTGGCGAGCGCCCGGCGCATGAAGGCTGGGTCGATCTCCCGCACGCCATCGAGCGCCATCAATTCGCTGACCGTGACGCGCTCGCCGGCAAAGGGGACATGCTCCACCGCCATGCCGGCCGTGACCGCGCCCGGTTGCAGCACGCGGCAATAGGCGCCGGGGCGGTTGGCGCGGTGGAAGCGCTTGACCCAGGAGGAATCGCCCATGCGTGCGGCAAAGGTCATGCAGGGCGTGCGGTGATAGGTGACTTCGAGCAGCGCCGGGCCGATGGCGAAACGATCGCCAATGGCGATGCTGCGCCCCTCGACCCCGGCAATGGTAAGGTTCTCGCCAAACGTGCCCGGCTCGATGGTCCGGCCCAATTCGGCGTTCCACCAGGCATAGTCATCGGCGAAATAGACATAAACGGCCTGATCCGAACCGCCATGGTGCTGACGGTCGCAGATGGCGTCGCCCGCCATGCCCAGCCGAGTGATTTTGGCGCTGGCGACCGGCGTCTTGACGATGCCGGTCAGCGGGCTATAGCCGGGAATGAACTGGGCCGTGCCCAGATTGATGCTGACCAGCTGAGCCATGTCAATTCTCCCGGCTGGCGAAATAGCGGGCGGTGGCGCGCAGGCCATCGGCCTTGGGCCCGAAGGTGCGCAGCGCGGAAAGCGCGTCGTTGACCGTGGCCTTGAGGTGCTCGCGCGCTTCCTCCAACCCCACCTTGGCCACCAGGGTCTGCTTGCCCTTGGCGGCATCCTTGCCGGTGGCCTTGCCCATGGCTTCGGGCGTGGCGGTCACATCGAGAATATCGTCGGCGAGCTGGAAGGCGCGGCCCGCCGCTTCGGCATAGGCAGTGAGCGCGGAGAGGGCGCGCGGATCGGCCCCGCCCAGAATGGCGCCCATGCGCACGCTGGCGCGGATCAATGCGCCTGTTTTCATGGCCTGCATGGTGGCGACCTCGTCGCCGGAAAAACCGCCC contains these protein-coding regions:
- the pyc gene encoding pyruvate carboxylase, with translation MPIKKILVANRSEIAIRVFRAANELGLKTVAAYAEEDKLALHRFKADEAYLIGKGKGPVEAYLQIDEYIRIARISGADAIHPGYGLLSESPEFVDACEDAGIIFIGPRAQTMRDLGNKVAARNMAIASNVPVVPATEALPDDPNAIKKLAAEIGYPLMLKASWGGGGRGMRRIMDEKSLLSEVSEGKREAKAAFGKDEMYLEKLVERARHVEVQLIGDDHGNLVHLFERDCSVQRRNQKVVERAPAPYLDDTVRKDLTDAAVRLGNAANYRGAGTVEFLMDADTDKFYFIEVNPRIQVEHTVTEEVTGIDIVKAQIHLLDGAVIGTPESGVPLQKDIHLNGNAIQCRVTTEDPEQNFIPDYGRITAYRGATGFGVRLDGGTAYAGAVITRFYDPLLEKVTCWAPTAEEAIARMHRALREFRIRGVSTNLAFLENIITHPDFVENRYTTRFIDTTPELFNFKPRKDRATKLLSYIADVTVNGHPEVRDRPRPPAEAAAPVLPEFPPLSVVEGSRQVLDRSGPAALAKWMKKQKRVLFTDTTMRDAHQSLLATRMRSYDITRIAQAYSRGLPNLFSLECWGGATFDVSMRFLNEDPWERLAKVREGAPNILTQMLLRGSNGVGYTNYPDNVVKFFVAEAAKGGVDIFRVFDCLNWVENMRVSLDAVLEANKVAEGVICYTGDLFDPDRSKYDLKYYVGLAQELEKAGVHVLGIKDMAGLLKPAAAKKLISTLRNETDLPIHLHTHDTSGASAATVLAAVDAGVDAIDAAMDALSGTTSQPTLGSLVAALAGGERDPELDSKAIRQISFYWEAVRTQYRAFESDLKGGASEVYLHEMPGGQFTNLKEQARSLGLETRWHEVAQTYADVNQMFGDIVKVTPSSKVVGDMALAMVSAGLTRADVEDPKRDIAFPDSVVGFFAGDLGQPPGGFPKELQKKVLKGKKPLTERPGSYLKDVDLEAERKKIAEEVGHPIDDFRLASYLMYPKVYADFEKTQDRYGPTEVLPTPVYFYGLSEGDELLVDIEKGKTLVLQYLGRAPTNEKGEVRVFFDLNGQPRTILVPDRLKVGEVKLRAKAVAGDPKQVGAPMPGVISTLAVKEGQSVTAGDVLCSIEAMKMETAIHAEVDGVIAELLIKPGDQIDAKDLLVRFE
- a CDS encoding MAPEG family protein is translated as MPDNDQAGIAGERRKLMWGAAIALPLAVVAWLALFWLTPPVASAEEPLARLVYALNWVGVAVLLTFLTAIEAVSHERLFTPAIDPLAGRESARMKVNLRYLQHTLEQLLVFIPGLLLLAWHSGNGAELRAVTATAIVWIALRIVFWVGYHISPSLRTPGLVGMAMSMVVLLYCVARFGYELAGPVGAAVPLVLFGGAEMFLVWISQRPARD
- a CDS encoding arginase family protein; the encoded protein is MQATKPYAILEAPSSLGLHTHGVERLPAVLLGLGLQRLLGASHAGRLQPPRGDNQIDPQTHTLNGQFIADWSPQLADAVGGVLDGGQFPLILGGDCTILLGALLALKRRGRYGLLFIDGHSDFYEARSNGEVDGEGASIELALVTGRGPARLADLEGKGPLVRDEDVVLVGFRDHDEQQSYGGPPPAPDMLVLDLPVLRRIGIEAVIAAAMERLDRPELDGFFIHFDADCLPDALMPAVDAPVPGGGVEPAEAAMLLREARQSPKAAGMEVTIYNPDRDADGQAGRLLLDILVAGLAADAT
- a CDS encoding YkvA family protein; its protein translation is MFKLLTSRLVPRVLLFRKEVVLLWQAFMSPHTPFYLKAATAFVAFYLVSPIDIISDFIPILGWVDDLILVPLMVSWIVARLPVYAPAKAGRGETISGRARRL
- the ispG gene encoding flavodoxin-dependent (E)-4-hydroxy-3-methylbut-2-enyl-diphosphate synthase; protein product: MAGPAARRQAVGVNVGGVLVGGGAPVVVQSMTNTDTADIDATVKQVMQLARAGSEIVRITVDRDESAAAVPIIRDRLAFMGYDVPLVGDFHYIGHKLLTDHPACAEALAKYRINPGNVGFKAKRDTQFSTLIDIANKYDKPVRIGVNWGSLDEELLTKLMDENAASATPISAAAVQREAIIQSALLSAKRAEELGMGRDKIILSTKVSDVQHLIAVYQDLAARCDYALHLGLTEAGMGSKGIVASSAALGILLQQGIGDTIRISLTPEPGGDRTTEVKVAQELLQTMGFRQFLPVVAACPGCGRTTSTTFQTLAKDIQDHLNISMPEWRERYPGVETLSVAVMGCIVNGPGESKHANIGISLPGTGETPAAPVFVDGEKVATLRGADVADQFKVMVADYIERKFGTGQKTAAE
- a CDS encoding YbaK/EbsC family protein; the encoded protein is MSLASVQADLAARAPDLAVEVTEQSTATVQLAADVHGVEPGQIAKTLCIRANGEVLLLVTRGDARLDNAKSKAAFGGRPRMLGAEEVEQLTSHKVGGVCPFGLPAPLPIYMDASLRVYDLVIPAGGSTHASVRLSVDRLAGLCGNKWVDACQPPVPADAA
- a CDS encoding MOSC domain-containing protein, with the protein product MAQLVSINLGTAQFIPGYSPLTGIVKTPVASAKITRLGMAGDAICDRQHHGGSDQAVYVYFADDYAWWNAELGRTIEPGTFGENLTIAGVEGRSIAIGDRFAIGPALLEVTYHRTPCMTFAARMGDSSWVKRFHRANRPGAYCRVLQPGAVTAGMAVEHVPFAGERVTVSELMALDGVREIDPAFMRRALATPIREKTRFKFETRLASLF